GGCGCGGAAGCAGCTGGCGTAGAAGTCCTTGTTGAACAGGCCTTCGGCCGGGCCGACCGGGTCGGTCGAATCCACGATCACAACGTCCACGCTGCCGGCCGGGCAGTTGGCCATGTAGGCCACGCCATCGTCGAACAGCAGCTCGGCGCGCGGGTCGTCGTTGGAATCGCACAGCTCCGGGAAATGCTTCTCGGCCATGCGGGTGACCTGCTCGTCGATATCGCACTGGGTGGCGCTTTCCACGCCCGGGTGCTTGAGCACCTCGCGCAGGGTGCCGCAGTCGCCGCCGCCGATGATCACCACGCGCTTCGGCGCGGCGTGGGTGAACAGCACCGGGTGGCTGATCATCTCGTGGTACAGGAAGTTGTCGCGGCTGGTGAGCATCACCGCGCCGTCGATCAGCATCAGGTTGCCCCAATCCGTCGTCCGGTAGATCTCGATCTTCTGGAACGGGGACTGCACCTCGTCCAGCTTGGCCTCGACCCGGTAGCCGATGGCCGATCCGGTCGGCTCGAAACGCTCGATGTACCAGTTGTCCTGGGTGCTCATGGGCAGTCCTCGTGGAAAGCGGGGGGCGCCGCGGGCCGCGGCCTGGAAGGCGGGCGCCGCCGGGGCCGGCGGCGAAGGGCGCGCATTGTAACGGAGCGTGGCGGACGGCAGCGCTAGAATGCGCGTCCTTTTCCGCAGCCGAGTCCCCGCCGATGAGCGACTGGTCCGCCGACCACGCCCGCGCCACCTGGTCCATCCCGCACTGGTCGGGGGGCTATTTCGACGTGGCCGATGGCGCGATGCAGGTCCTGCCGCGCGGTGCTGGCGGCCCGGCGCTGCCGCTGCCCGGCCTGGTCGAGGCCGCGCGCGCCCAGGGCATGCAGCTGCCGCTGCTGCTGCGCTTCCCGGACATCCTCGGCGACCGCCTGGCCCAGCTGCAGTCGGCCTTCGCCCTGGCGATGGACGACGTCGGCTATGCCGGCGGCTACACCGCCGTGTACCCGATCAAGGTCAACCAGCACCGTGGCGTGGCCGGAACCCTGGCCGGCCACCATGGCGAGGGCTTCGGCCTGGAGGCCGGCAGCAAGCCGGAGCTGATGGCGGTGCTGGCGCTGTCGCGCCCGGGCGGCCTGGTCGTGTGCAACGGCTACAAGGACCGCGAGTACATCCGCCTGGCCCTGATCGGCCGCAAGCTCGGCCTGGAGACCTTCATCGTCATCGAGAAGCCCTCCGAGCTGCGCCTGGTGATGGAGGAGGCGCGGGCGCTGGGCGTGCAGCCGGGCCTGGGCGTGCGCATGCGCCTGGCCTCGCTTGGCGCCGGCAAGTGGCAGAACAGCGGCGGCGACAAGGCCAAGTTCGGCCTGTCCCCGCGCCAGCTGCTGGACCTGTGGAAGAACCTGCGCGACAGCGGCATGACCGACTGCCTGCAGCTGCTGCACTTCCACATGGGCTCGCAGATCTCCAACGTGCGCGACATCGCCAACGGCATGCGCGAGGCGGTGCGCTATTTCAGCGAGCTGTCGCGCCTCGGCGCGAAGATCCGCTACATGGACGTCGGCGGCGGCCTCGGCATCGACTACGAAGGCACCCGCTCGCGCAGCGAGTGCTCGATCAACTACGGCCTGCACCAGTACGCGGCCAACATCGTGCAGCCGCTGGCCGAGGCCTGCGCCGAACAGGGCCTGCCGGCGCCGCGCATCGTCACCGAGTGCGGCCGCGCGATGACCGCGCACCACGCCGTGCTGGTGGCCGACACCATCGAGGTCGAGCAGGCGCCGGAAGGCCGCGTGCCGGACGCGCACGACGACGAGCCGGCGGCGATCCGCCACCTGCGCGAACTGCACGCCGAGCTCGAGCGGCGCCCGCCGCTGGAGCTGTTCCACGAGGCCCAGCACTTCCACGCCGAAGGCCTGGCCGCGTACGCGCTGGGCCAGATCGACCTGCCGCAGCGGGCGCGCGTGGACGACCTGTTCTACGCCGTGGTCCACGGCGTGCGCGCGCGCCTGGACGGCAGCGAGCGCAGCCATCGCCCGGTGCTGGACGAGCTCAACGACCGCCTGGTCGACAAGTACTTCGTCAACTTCAGCGTGTTCGAGTCGATCCCGGACGTGTGGGCGATCGACCAGGTGTTCCCGATCGTGCCGATCGCGCGCCTGGACGAGGCGCCGGCACGCCGCGGCGTGATCGCCGACATGACCTGCGACTCCGACGGCACGGTGAAGACCTACGTCGAGAACGGCGGCCTGGACACCTCCCTGCCGCTGCACCCGGTGCGCCGCGGCGAGCACTACCGGGTCGGCTTCTTCCTGGTCGGCGCCTACCAGGAGATCCTGGGCGACATCCACAACCTGTTCGGCGACACCGATGCGGTGGAAGTACGGCTGACCGATGACGGCGGCTACGAACTGACCCAGCAGCGTCGCGGCGACACCACCGACGTGATGCTGGATTACGTCGGCTACCGCCTGGACGACCTGCGCGCGGCCTATGCCCAGCGCGTGCACGCCGCCGGCCTGCCGCAGGAGGAAGCGCTGGCCATGGCCGCCGCGCTGGAAGCCGGCCTCACCGGCTACACCTACCTGGCCGGGGACCCGCTGGAGTAAGCGGAAACCGCGCCGCGCGAACCGCGGCGCAGGGAGCTGGGGCCGCACCGGCGAAGGTGCGACAGCCGTATCAGCCGCGGTGGACCTGGAAGCCGGCGAAGCTCTGCGTCACCGGCATGATCTCCAGCCGGTTGATGTTGAGGTGCGGCGGCAGGCTGGCCACGTAGTAGATCTGCTCGGCGATGTCCTCGGCGCTCATCGGGTTGGCGTCCTTGTACAGCGCGTCCGAGGCGGCCTGGTTGCCGTGGGTGCGGACCACGGTGAACTCGGTCTCGGCCATGCCCGGCTCGATCGTGGTCACGCGCACGCCGGTGCCGTGCAGGTCGCTGCGCAGGTTCAGCGAGAACTGGCTGACGAAGGCCTTGGTGCCGCCGTAGACGTTGCCACCGGGGTACGGGTACACACCGGCGACCGAGCTGACGTTGATGATCACGCCGCGGCGCTCGACCAGGGTGGGCAGCAGGCGGTGGGTCAGGGTGACCAGGCCGGTGATGTTGGTGTCGATCATCACCTTCCAGTCGTCCAGCGAGGCGTGGTTGGCCGGGGCGGTGCCCAGGGCCAGGCCGGCGTTGTTGACCAGCACGTCGATCCCGGCGAATGGCTCCGGCAGGCTGGCGATCGCTTCGTCCATCGCGGCGCTGTCGCGCATGTCGAACACCAGCGGGTGGACCTTGTCGGCGCCCAGCATCTGCACCAGGGCATCCAGGCGGTCGGCACGGCGGCCGGTGGCGACCACCCTGCAGCCGGCGGCGACGAACCGGCGCGTGGCCGCCAGGCCGAAGCCGGAGGTGGCGCCGGTGATGAAGACGGTCCTGGACATCGTGGATTTCCTCCTGGGGGAAGCCTGCGGATTTTCGCACCATCACGTGACGGTGGCCCGCCGGATGCCGGGCCCCCGCCTGCGCCGCCCGGGATACGGCAGGAACAGCACCCTGATGCCAGGGGCCGCCGGCAGGCGCAGGGGTCGTGGAGCAATGGGCACGGGCCCCAGGGCTTGCCGGGCAAACCCGGGGTGCTACGCCCCGTGCGGAATCACTGCGCCTTGATCGCCACCGCCGGCAGGCCGCCGTTGGCGAGGGCCTGCTTGGCCTCGGCCAGCTCGCTGGCGCTGCCGTAGGGTCCCATGCGCACGCGATACACGGTGCGCCCGCCGGCTTCGCCGGATTCCACCCGCGCGCTGAGGCCGAGCATGGCGATCCGGGCCTTCACTTCCTCGGCGTCGTTCTGCGCGCCGAAGGCGCCGGCCTGGAGGATGTAGCGCGCATCGCTGGCCGAGGCCACGGCGGGAGCCTGGGCCGGAGCCGCCGCCGGTGCGCTGGCGGCCGGCGCCGGTTCCGCGGCCGGTGTACTGCTGGCCGGGGCCGGGGCCGGAGCCGGGGCTGCCGCGGCCGCGACCGGCGCGGCTTCCTGCACCGCCACCGGATCCGGCGCGCGGCCTTCCAGCGCCTCGCGGGCGCGGCGCGCTTCCTCGCGCTCGATCCGCGCCTGTTCCTCGCGCGCGCTGGCGGCCAGCTCGGCGTCGGACATGCGCACCTCGTTGCCCGGCAGCACGGTGTAGAAGTCGTACTGCGGGGCCGGAGGAGCCTGGCGCGCAGGCTCTGCCGGGATATCGGCGATCGCCTCGGTGTCGGCCAGCGGCGCCGGCTCGGCGTCCGGATCGGCACGCGGGCCGAAGCGGACGAAACCGTCGCCGTCCTTCTTCAGCAGGCCGGGCGCGCCCAGCACCACCACCGCGCCGATCGCCAGTCCGGCCACCAGCCACACCCACGCCGGCCGGCTGTTGCTGCCGTTGCGTCGCGCCTGGCTCTTGCCACGTCTTGCCGCCATCTTCTTTGCGTCTCCGTACTGCTGCCTGGTGGCTTACATGCGCTCCGGCGCGCTCACGCCGAGCAGGCCCAGGCCGTTGGCCAGCACCTGCTGCACGGCCTGGGCCAGGGCCAGGCGCGCGTCGCGCAGGGCGGGCTCCTCGACCAGCACCGGCGTGTTCGCGTACCAGGTGTGGAAAGCATAGGCCAGCTCGCGCAGGTACTGGGCCACCAGGTGGGGTTCCAGCGACTGTCCGGCCGCCTCGACCACTTCCGGGTAACGCGACAGTTCCACGACCAGCGTCAGCGAGCCGTCATCGTCCAGGCGGGCGAGGTTGGCCAGGCCGTTGGCCTGGTCGAACGCATAGCCCTTCTCGGCGCCCTGGCGGAACAGCGCGGCCACGCGAGCGTGGGCGTACTGCACGTAGAACACCGGGTTGTCGTTGCTCTGCTGGCGCGCCAGGTCGATGTCGAACACCAGCTGCGAATCGGGCTTGCGCGCGATCAGGAACCAGCGGGTGGCATCGCGGCCGGCTTCCTCGATCAGGTCGCGCAGGGTCAGGTAGGAGCCGGCGCGCTTGGACAGCTTCACTTCCTCGCCGCCGCGCATCACCGTGACCATCTGGTGCAGCACGTACTCGGGCCAGCCCTTGGGGATGCCCACGTCCAGCGCCTGCAGGCCGGCGCGCACGCGCGCCAGCGAGCCGTGGTGGTCGGCGCCCAGCTCGGTGATCGCGCGCTCGTAGCCGCGCTGCCACTTGCTCAGGTGGTAGGCCACGTCCGGCACGAAGTAGGTGTAGGTGCCGTCGGACTTGCGCATGACGCGGTCCTTGTCGTCACCGAAGTCGGTGCTGCGCAGCCACAGCGCGCCGCCTTCCTCGTAGGTGTGGCCCTTGGCGCCCAGCTCGCGCACGGTCTCCTCGACCTTGCCGTCGCGGTACAGCGAGCTCTCCAGGAAATAGATGTCGAACTCGACGCCGAACGCGGCCAGGTCCTGGTTCTGCTCGTTGCGCAGGTAGGCCACCGCGAAGCGGCGGATGGAGTCGATGTCCTCGACGTCGCCGCTGGCGGTGACCGCGTGGCCCTCGATCTCCACGGTGTCGCCGCGCAGGTAGGCGTCGGCCACGTCCTGGATGTAGTCGCCGTTGTAGGCCTCCGCCGGCCACTCGGCGTCGCCGGGCTTGAGCCCGCGCAGGCGCGCCTGGGTGGAGCGGGCCAGGTTCTCGATCTGGACGCCGGCGTCGTTGTAGTAGAACTCGCGCTTGACCTTCCAGCCGTTGGCGTCGAGCACGCGGGCGATGCAGTCGCCGATCGCGGCGGCGCGGCCGTGGCCCACGTGCAGCGGGCCGGTCGGGTTGGCCGAGACGTACTCCACGCCCGCGGTGCGGCCCTGGCCGGTGGTGTTGCGGCCGTACTCGCCGCCGTGGCGCAGCACCCCCGCGACCTCGCGCTGCCAGGCACCGGCGGCGAGGTGGAAGTTGATGAAGCCCGGCCCGGCGATCTCGGCCCTGGCGACGTCGTCGCTGGCCGGCATGGCTTCGACCAGCGCCTGGGCGACCGCACGCGGATTGGTGCGCGCGGCCTTGGCCAGCAGCATCGCGGCATTGGTGGCGAAGTCGCCGTGCTCGCGGGTCTTCGGGCGCTCGATCACGAAATCGGGCGTGGGGGCGTCCGCGGGCAGCTTGCCGGCGACGCGCAGGGCTTCGATACCCTGGTTGACCAGGGCCTTGAGAAGGATCTTCACGGGGGACCGTTTGTGCGGTTTGGTCGGCCATTTTACCCGGTCCGCCGCGGCCGGGCGGGCCGGACCCGGGGCGGGGCCGCGATCGCTTCAGGCGCCCTGGGCCAGGGCCACCAGCCGGGCCACGGTGTTCATGTTCCGCGCGGTGCCAGCGGAAGCGGCCGGGACCACCAGTTTCGAATCGGCCATGCCCGAACCGTAGGCGACGTAGATCTCGCGCAGGCCCAGGGCCAGGCGCTCGTCGCGCTGGTGGCGGACCGCGTCCAGCGCGCCGGCCGGCGGCGGCCCGTCGAGGAAGATCGCCACCGTGCGGTTGCCCGGTTCGCCGGGGAAGGGATTGGCAGCCAGCACCGCGGCCATTTCCGCCGGGCTGCGGACCAGCACACCGACCGGCTTGCCGGCGTAGCCCAGCAGGCGCCGCTCCAGCGCCGCCTTGACCTTGGCCGGGCTGGCATCGCTGTCGAACACCACGTTGCCGCTGGCCAGCACCGTGCGTACCCCGGTGAAGCCCTCGGCCTGGCACATGGCGACCAGTTCGGCCATCGGCAGCTTGCCGGTGCCGCCGACGTTGACCGCGCGCAGCAGGGCGATATGGCGGGCCATGGCGGCACCTCCGGGCCTGGGGCGTTCCACTCTACCGAGCTCTACCGGGCAATACCCGCGGCCGGGGGCGCAGGCCCGCGCCGCGGCGCTCACACCAGCCCGCGCGCGGCCATCGATACCGGCTCGCCGTCGCCGACCACGAAATGGTCCAGCAGGCGCACCTCGACCAGGGCCAGGGCCTGCTTCAGCCGGGCGGTCACGGCGCGGTCGGCGGCCGATGGATCCGGACTGCCTGAAGGATGGTTGTGGCCCACGATCACCGCGGCCGCGTTGTGGGCCAGGGCCCGACGCACGACCTCTCGCGGGTGGACCTCGGCGCCGTCGATGGTGCCGTTGAACAGCTCCTCGAAGGCCAGCGCACGGTGCCGGTTGTCCAGGAACAGGGCCGCGAACACCTCGTGCGGGCGCGGCCGCAGGCGGCGGGCGAAGTAGCGCCCGGCGGTGGCCGGGTCGGTCAGCGCCTCGCCGCGTTCCAGGGCGGCGGCCAGGTGGCGGTTGCCCAGTTCCAGTGCGGCGGCCAGGGCGCAGGCCCGTGCCGGACCCAGCCCCGGGAGCCTGGCCAGGGCATGCGCCGGCCGGTCCAGCAGGGCGCGCAACGGGCCATGGGCGGCC
This genomic interval from Pseudoxanthomonas suwonensis 11-1 contains the following:
- the speE gene encoding polyamine aminopropyltransferase, whose product is MSTQDNWYIERFEPTGSAIGYRVEAKLDEVQSPFQKIEIYRTTDWGNLMLIDGAVMLTSRDNFLYHEMISHPVLFTHAAPKRVVIIGGGDCGTLREVLKHPGVESATQCDIDEQVTRMAEKHFPELCDSNDDPRAELLFDDGVAYMANCPAGSVDVVIVDSTDPVGPAEGLFNKDFYASCFRALKDDGILVQQSESPLAQLELIKAMRAEMGKAGFSTFKTLPFPQPCYPTGWWSVTLARKGQGFDFREGDAQAKAFETRYYTAHLHQGVLVAPPFVAQALAE
- the speA gene encoding arginine decarboxylase encodes the protein MSDWSADHARATWSIPHWSGGYFDVADGAMQVLPRGAGGPALPLPGLVEAARAQGMQLPLLLRFPDILGDRLAQLQSAFALAMDDVGYAGGYTAVYPIKVNQHRGVAGTLAGHHGEGFGLEAGSKPELMAVLALSRPGGLVVCNGYKDREYIRLALIGRKLGLETFIVIEKPSELRLVMEEARALGVQPGLGVRMRLASLGAGKWQNSGGDKAKFGLSPRQLLDLWKNLRDSGMTDCLQLLHFHMGSQISNVRDIANGMREAVRYFSELSRLGAKIRYMDVGGGLGIDYEGTRSRSECSINYGLHQYAANIVQPLAEACAEQGLPAPRIVTECGRAMTAHHAVLVADTIEVEQAPEGRVPDAHDDEPAAIRHLRELHAELERRPPLELFHEAQHFHAEGLAAYALGQIDLPQRARVDDLFYAVVHGVRARLDGSERSHRPVLDELNDRLVDKYFVNFSVFESIPDVWAIDQVFPIVPIARLDEAPARRGVIADMTCDSDGTVKTYVENGGLDTSLPLHPVRRGEHYRVGFFLVGAYQEILGDIHNLFGDTDAVEVRLTDDGGYELTQQRRGDTTDVMLDYVGYRLDDLRAAYAQRVHAAGLPQEEALAMAAALEAGLTGYTYLAGDPLE
- a CDS encoding SDR family NAD(P)-dependent oxidoreductase, encoding MSRTVFITGATSGFGLAATRRFVAAGCRVVATGRRADRLDALVQMLGADKVHPLVFDMRDSAAMDEAIASLPEPFAGIDVLVNNAGLALGTAPANHASLDDWKVMIDTNITGLVTLTHRLLPTLVERRGVIINVSSVAGVYPYPGGNVYGGTKAFVSQFSLNLRSDLHGTGVRVTTIEPGMAETEFTVVRTHGNQAASDALYKDANPMSAEDIAEQIYYVASLPPHLNINRLEIMPVTQSFAGFQVHRG
- a CDS encoding SPOR domain-containing protein; this translates as MAARRGKSQARRNGSNSRPAWVWLVAGLAIGAVVVLGAPGLLKKDGDGFVRFGPRADPDAEPAPLADTEAIADIPAEPARQAPPAPQYDFYTVLPGNEVRMSDAELAASAREEQARIEREEARRAREALEGRAPDPVAVQEAAPVAAAAAPAPAPAPASSTPAAEPAPAASAPAAAPAQAPAVASASDARYILQAGAFGAQNDAEEVKARIAMLGLSARVESGEAGGRTVYRVRMGPYGSASELAEAKQALANGGLPAVAIKAQ
- the argS gene encoding arginine--tRNA ligase, with the translated sequence MKILLKALVNQGIEALRVAGKLPADAPTPDFVIERPKTREHGDFATNAAMLLAKAARTNPRAVAQALVEAMPASDDVARAEIAGPGFINFHLAAGAWQREVAGVLRHGGEYGRNTTGQGRTAGVEYVSANPTGPLHVGHGRAAAIGDCIARVLDANGWKVKREFYYNDAGVQIENLARSTQARLRGLKPGDAEWPAEAYNGDYIQDVADAYLRGDTVEIEGHAVTASGDVEDIDSIRRFAVAYLRNEQNQDLAAFGVEFDIYFLESSLYRDGKVEETVRELGAKGHTYEEGGALWLRSTDFGDDKDRVMRKSDGTYTYFVPDVAYHLSKWQRGYERAITELGADHHGSLARVRAGLQALDVGIPKGWPEYVLHQMVTVMRGGEEVKLSKRAGSYLTLRDLIEEAGRDATRWFLIARKPDSQLVFDIDLARQQSNDNPVFYVQYAHARVAALFRQGAEKGYAFDQANGLANLARLDDDGSLTLVVELSRYPEVVEAAGQSLEPHLVAQYLRELAYAFHTWYANTPVLVEEPALRDARLALAQAVQQVLANGLGLLGVSAPERM
- a CDS encoding DUF1697 domain-containing protein, translating into MARHIALLRAVNVGGTGKLPMAELVAMCQAEGFTGVRTVLASGNVVFDSDASPAKVKAALERRLLGYAGKPVGVLVRSPAEMAAVLAANPFPGEPGNRTVAIFLDGPPPAGALDAVRHQRDERLALGLREIYVAYGSGMADSKLVVPAASAGTARNMNTVARLVALAQGA
- the radC gene encoding RadC family protein; protein product: MRIREWPATERPREKLLARGAAALSDAELLAIFLGSGLQGRDAVETARGLLAAHGPLRALLDRPAHALARLPGLGPARACALAAALELGNRHLAAALERGEALTDPATAGRYFARRLRPRPHEVFAALFLDNRHRALAFEELFNGTIDGAEVHPREVVRRALAHNAAAVIVGHNHPSGSPDPSAADRAVTARLKQALALVEVRLLDHFVVGDGEPVSMAARGLV